A genomic stretch from Streptomyces sp. QL37 includes:
- a CDS encoding MBL fold metallo-hydrolase, translating to MTGADNQPSLRTRLRSLRPDAFGADPAGARMERIRRSPNFADGVFQNPEGARTRPSGSMLEFAKVYFQKEQRARRSPLGTVPVHATTLADLAAPPATGLRVTWLGHSSVLTEIDGRRVLFDPVWGERCSPFAFAGPKRLHPVPLPLASLGPVDAVVISHDHYDHLDLPTIKALAGTDTVFAVPLGVGAHLERWGVPLDRIHELDWNETAEIAGISLTATPARHFCGRGLRNQQHTLWASWVVAGPQHRVYHSGDTGYFSGFLDIGTEHGPFDVTMIQVGAYSEYWPDIHMTPAEGLRAHLDLQGGRPHGALMPIHWGTFNLAPHPWAEPGEWMKDVAEEAGQPVAFPRAGEPFEPSREIPSDAWWRAVSAPVARPWRRPKATDGAPVHREEVDLAGER from the coding sequence GTGACCGGCGCCGACAACCAGCCTTCGCTCCGTACCAGACTCCGCTCGCTGCGCCCCGACGCCTTCGGGGCGGACCCGGCGGGGGCGCGGATGGAGCGGATCCGCCGCTCGCCCAATTTCGCCGACGGCGTCTTCCAGAACCCGGAGGGGGCCCGGACCAGGCCTTCCGGCTCCATGCTCGAATTCGCCAAGGTGTACTTCCAGAAGGAGCAACGGGCCCGTAGGTCCCCGCTCGGCACCGTGCCGGTCCATGCCACGACCTTGGCCGACCTGGCCGCACCACCGGCGACGGGCCTGCGGGTGACCTGGCTGGGCCACTCCAGCGTGCTCACGGAGATCGACGGCCGCAGGGTGCTGTTCGACCCGGTCTGGGGCGAGCGCTGCTCGCCGTTCGCCTTCGCCGGTCCCAAGCGACTGCACCCCGTCCCACTGCCGCTCGCCTCGCTCGGGCCGGTCGACGCCGTGGTGATCTCCCACGACCACTACGACCACCTCGACCTGCCCACGATCAAGGCCCTGGCGGGGACGGACACGGTCTTCGCGGTGCCGCTCGGTGTCGGCGCCCACCTGGAGCGGTGGGGTGTGCCCCTGGACCGTATCCACGAGCTCGACTGGAACGAGACCGCGGAGATCGCCGGTATCAGCCTGACGGCCACCCCCGCCCGCCACTTCTGCGGCCGAGGGCTGCGCAACCAGCAGCACACGCTCTGGGCGTCGTGGGTCGTCGCGGGCCCGCAGCACCGGGTCTACCACAGCGGGGACACCGGCTACTTCTCCGGCTTCCTGGACATCGGCACCGAGCACGGCCCCTTCGACGTGACGATGATCCAGGTCGGCGCCTACTCGGAGTACTGGCCCGACATCCACATGACACCGGCCGAGGGCCTGCGCGCGCACCTGGACCTCCAGGGCGGCAGGCCGCACGGCGCGCTGATGCCCATCCACTGGGGCACCTTCAACCTCGCCCCGCATCCGTGGGCGGAGCCCGGGGAGTGGATGAAGGACGTTGCCGAGGAGGCGGGGCAGCCGGTTGCCTTCCCTCGCGCGGGGGAGCCCTTCGAGCCTTCTAGGGAGATTCCCTCGGATGCTTGGTGGCGTGCGGTGTCGGCGCCGGTTGCGCGCCCGTGGCGTCGCCCGAAGGCGACGGATGGGGCACCGGTGCACCGGGAGGAAGTCGATCTTGCGGGCGAGCGCTGA
- a CDS encoding STM4015 family protein, which yields MSDADRLHELLGLPAVDFRREEEGSPRPPADAAAWRVGVDPYEEDGTWEEEFHAFLEAVDPSRVAALIISQWGESYEENSAYPIGLVVAAADRLTSLKAVFVGDLVAEEAEISWIEQSDVTALLTAFPALTHLGIRGGTGLVFPPVRHQALRELTIESGGLPGEALRGVLGSELPALERLDLWLGVSAYGGDAVVPDLAPLLGGARFPRLHHLGLRNSELQNEIAAAIGSAPVVAQLRTLDLSNGTLGDEGASALLEGQPLTHLTSLDLHHHFLTAPMERRLAEALEPHGVSVDLSDRCEPWDGRGPEGRYTAVAE from the coding sequence ATGTCCGACGCGGACCGTCTGCACGAGTTGCTCGGCCTTCCGGCCGTCGATTTCCGGCGCGAGGAAGAGGGGTCGCCCCGTCCCCCGGCCGATGCCGCGGCCTGGCGCGTCGGCGTCGACCCGTACGAGGAGGACGGCACCTGGGAGGAGGAGTTCCACGCCTTCCTCGAAGCTGTCGACCCGTCACGCGTCGCAGCCCTGATCATCAGCCAGTGGGGCGAGTCGTACGAGGAGAACTCCGCCTACCCCATCGGGCTCGTCGTGGCCGCGGCGGACCGGCTGACCTCGCTCAAGGCCGTGTTCGTCGGAGATCTCGTGGCGGAGGAGGCCGAGATCTCATGGATCGAGCAGTCCGATGTCACGGCTCTGCTGACCGCCTTCCCGGCTCTGACCCATCTCGGCATACGCGGCGGCACCGGCCTGGTGTTCCCTCCCGTCAGGCACCAAGCCCTGCGTGAGCTCACCATCGAGAGCGGCGGCCTGCCCGGGGAGGCGCTGCGCGGAGTGCTGGGCAGCGAGCTGCCGGCGCTGGAGCGTCTGGACCTCTGGCTCGGCGTCTCCGCGTACGGGGGCGATGCGGTGGTCCCGGACCTGGCCCCGCTGCTCGGCGGTGCCCGGTTCCCCCGGCTGCACCACCTGGGCCTGCGCAACAGCGAGTTGCAGAACGAGATCGCGGCCGCGATCGGTTCCGCACCGGTCGTCGCGCAGCTCCGGACGCTCGACCTGTCGAACGGCACGCTGGGCGACGAGGGCGCGTCGGCGCTGCTCGAAGGCCAGCCGCTCACCCATCTCACCTCGCTGGACCTGCACCACCACTTCCTGACCGCGCCGATGGAGCGCCGGCTCGCGGAGGCCCTGGAGCCGCACGGGGTCTCGGTCGACCTGTCCGACCGCTGCGAGCCGTGGGACGGCCGGGGTCCCGAGGGGCGCTACACCGCGGTGGCGGAGTGA
- a CDS encoding glutamate dehydrogenase, whose product MQSPSPAPLVSLTWTDHVTGTEGYLVVDRLVRGVSSGGLRMRKGCTLTEVAGLARGMTMKEALHFDAGDPRTRYIPLGGSKGGIDCDPRDPAAYGVLVRFLRAMRPYIENVWTTGEDLGLSQDLVDRAAAEAGLVSTVQAVYPLLEDEAVARRRLADAFAVTVDGIGLDELVGGCGVAEATLAALDRAGVAPGGARASLQGFGTMGGATARFLSRAGLDVVAVADIRGTIANPAGLDVENLLAARDAHGTVDRGALRDGDQELGPDAWLAADVEVLVPAAVSYAVDAVNQASVRARWVVEAANMPVLPEAEALLAERGITVLPDVVVNSGTNAWWWWTLFGDIGPHAEEAFGHTRRSMRVLMDLVLERAAADGCTPRAAAHSLVADRLPVMAERFGWYR is encoded by the coding sequence ATGCAGTCCCCCTCCCCCGCCCCGCTGGTGTCCCTGACCTGGACGGACCATGTCACCGGCACCGAGGGATATCTCGTCGTCGACCGGCTGGTGCGCGGGGTGTCGAGCGGGGGCCTGCGGATGAGAAAGGGCTGCACTCTCACGGAGGTGGCGGGCCTGGCGCGGGGCATGACCATGAAGGAGGCCCTGCACTTCGATGCCGGGGACCCGCGGACGCGCTACATCCCGCTGGGCGGCTCCAAGGGTGGCATCGACTGCGACCCGCGCGATCCGGCCGCCTACGGGGTGCTCGTCCGCTTCCTGCGGGCGATGCGTCCGTACATCGAGAACGTCTGGACGACCGGCGAGGATCTCGGGCTGAGCCAGGACCTCGTCGACCGGGCCGCGGCGGAGGCCGGCCTCGTGTCCACGGTCCAGGCGGTCTATCCCCTGCTGGAGGACGAGGCGGTCGCGCGGCGACGGCTCGCGGACGCCTTCGCCGTCACGGTCGACGGGATCGGGCTGGACGAGCTGGTCGGCGGGTGCGGGGTCGCGGAAGCCACGCTCGCCGCACTGGACCGGGCGGGTGTGGCGCCCGGCGGTGCCAGGGCCTCCCTCCAGGGGTTCGGCACCATGGGCGGGGCTACGGCCCGCTTCCTCTCCCGGGCCGGGCTGGACGTCGTCGCGGTCGCGGACATCAGGGGCACCATCGCCAATCCCGCCGGCCTGGACGTCGAGAACCTGCTGGCCGCCCGGGACGCGCACGGGACGGTGGACCGGGGCGCGCTGCGCGACGGGGACCAGGAGCTGGGGCCCGACGCGTGGCTGGCCGCCGACGTCGAGGTGCTGGTTCCGGCCGCGGTGTCGTACGCGGTGGATGCCGTGAACCAGGCCTCGGTAAGGGCCCGTTGGGTGGTCGAGGCGGCGAACATGCCGGTGCTCCCGGAGGCGGAGGCACTGCTCGCCGAGCGGGGGATCACGGTCCTGCCCGATGTGGTCGTCAACTCCGGTACGAACGCGTGGTGGTGGTGGACTCTGTTCGGGGACATCGGCCCTCATGCCGAGGAGGCGTTCGGGCACACCCGCCGCTCGATGCGCGTCCTCATGGACCTCGTGCTGGAGCGGGCGGCCGCGGACGGCTGCACCCCGCGGGCGGCGGCGCACTCGCTCGTCGCGGACCGTCTGCCGGTGATGGCGGAGCGGTTCGGCTGGTACCGGTAG
- a CDS encoding PPOX class F420-dependent oxidoreductase, whose translation MTEPSRAALLRLLGEHDGGVLVTLKRDGRPQLSNVNHAYYPEEGVIRVSITEGRAKTRNLRRDPRASYHVTSDDRWAWTVADVTAELTPPAADPHDAVVEQLVSLYRDVRGEHPDWDDYRRVMVQDRRVVLTLRIEHVYGQPRV comes from the coding sequence ATGACGGAACCCTCACGTGCGGCACTGCTGCGACTCCTCGGGGAGCACGACGGTGGGGTGCTGGTCACCCTCAAGCGTGACGGCAGGCCCCAGCTGTCCAATGTGAACCACGCCTACTACCCCGAAGAGGGGGTGATCCGCGTGTCCATCACCGAGGGGCGCGCGAAGACCCGCAACCTCCGCCGGGACCCGCGGGCGAGCTACCACGTGACCAGCGACGACCGGTGGGCCTGGACCGTCGCCGATGTCACCGCCGAGCTGACCCCGCCCGCCGCCGACCCGCACGACGCGGTCGTGGAGCAGCTGGTCTCCCTCTACCGGGACGTGCGGGGGGAACACCCGGACTGGGACGACTACCGCCGGGTGATGGTCCAGGACCGCAGAGTCGTCCTGACCCTGCGGATCGAGCATGTGTACGGGCAGCCGCGCGTCTGA
- a CDS encoding acetate/propionate family kinase, which yields MTDAGSSSLRLTVFGDGGQVLNEHHSDSPPGEGASASLRQLLKEGPAPAAVGHRIVHGGSELRSHTLLDDDVRARLDRVADLAPLHVPQALTVLDTARDLLPGVPHVACFDTVFHAGLPVAAREYAVPASWRDAYGLRRYGFHGLSYAWALARTAELLGRRPEEMHLVIVHLGGGCSACAVRDGRSVDTTMGFTPLEGLVMSHRSGSVDPGALTWLLTRKNVSADEIEDALNHRSGLLALSGTSDDTRDLVRSRAAGDERAALALDVFTHQCRRGIAGMAASLSRLDALVFTGEIGEDQPEVREEVCAGLSVFGLTGGLRPLVAERPEIISEPGARVPVVVVPTGEAQQIDIETRTLLAHR from the coding sequence GTGACTGACGCGGGGTCATCGAGCCTGCGTCTGACGGTCTTCGGCGACGGTGGCCAAGTCCTCAACGAGCACCACAGCGACTCTCCGCCTGGCGAGGGGGCATCCGCCTCGCTGCGGCAGTTGCTGAAGGAAGGGCCGGCTCCCGCAGCAGTGGGTCACCGCATCGTCCACGGCGGATCGGAGCTGCGCAGCCACACTCTGCTCGATGACGATGTGCGTGCCCGCTTGGACCGGGTGGCAGACCTCGCGCCACTGCACGTCCCGCAAGCACTGACAGTTCTGGACACGGCTCGGGATCTGCTGCCGGGAGTGCCGCACGTCGCCTGCTTCGACACCGTCTTCCACGCCGGCTTGCCAGTCGCCGCACGAGAGTACGCGGTGCCGGCCAGTTGGCGCGATGCGTACGGACTGCGCCGCTACGGCTTCCACGGTCTGTCCTATGCCTGGGCTCTGGCACGCACTGCTGAACTCCTCGGCCGCCGTCCCGAGGAGATGCACCTGGTGATCGTGCACCTCGGCGGTGGCTGCTCCGCCTGTGCGGTGCGCGATGGGCGCAGTGTCGACACGACGATGGGCTTCACGCCCTTGGAGGGGCTGGTGATGAGTCATCGCAGCGGCAGCGTCGACCCTGGCGCCCTGACCTGGCTGCTGACACGGAAGAATGTGTCCGCGGACGAGATCGAGGACGCTCTGAACCACAGGTCCGGTCTGCTCGCCCTCTCCGGTACTTCGGACGACACGCGCGACCTGGTCCGAAGCCGGGCGGCAGGCGACGAGCGTGCCGCACTCGCTCTTGACGTCTTCACCCACCAGTGCCGTCGTGGTATCGCCGGGATGGCCGCATCCTTGAGCCGTCTGGACGCTCTCGTTTTCACCGGCGAGATCGGCGAGGACCAGCCTGAGGTCCGTGAAGAGGTGTGCGCCGGGCTGTCTGTGTTCGGCCTCACGGGCGGCCTGCGACCACTGGTCGCCGAACGTCCCGAAATCATCAGCGAGCCCGGCGCGCGAGTTCCCGTCGTGGTCGTCCCCACCGGTGAGGCTCAGCAGATCGATATCGAGACCCGGACTCTCCTGGCTCACCGCTGA
- a CDS encoding TetR/AcrR family transcriptional regulator: MARVRLSVAERREELLRAAVEQIEVRGVSAVRIADVAAVLGVSNALVLYHFSSKEKLVAAAFAYAAEADLAHLRKLLTRRTSAVRRLRSAVRWYAPTGQAKGWRLWIEGWASALRDPVLREVAGDLDQQWKAELAEVIEEGAAAGEFHCEDPMSVAWRLTALLDGLAVQMTSYAGPLSRATMLQWAEEALARELGIDHEVLTA; encoded by the coding sequence GTGGCGAGAGTGCGGCTGAGTGTGGCGGAGCGGCGGGAGGAGCTCCTGCGCGCTGCCGTCGAGCAGATCGAGGTCCGGGGAGTGTCCGCGGTCAGGATCGCCGATGTGGCAGCCGTTCTCGGGGTGAGCAACGCGCTGGTGCTCTACCACTTCTCGTCCAAGGAGAAGCTGGTGGCAGCCGCGTTCGCCTACGCGGCGGAGGCCGATCTCGCCCATCTGCGCAAGCTGCTGACCCGGCGCACCAGCGCGGTCCGGCGGCTCAGGTCCGCCGTTCGCTGGTACGCGCCGACCGGACAGGCCAAGGGCTGGCGGCTGTGGATCGAGGGCTGGGCCTCCGCCCTCCGAGACCCGGTGCTGCGCGAGGTGGCCGGAGACCTCGACCAGCAGTGGAAGGCCGAGCTGGCCGAGGTGATCGAGGAGGGTGCCGCGGCGGGTGAGTTCCACTGCGAGGACCCCATGTCCGTGGCCTGGCGGCTGACAGCCCTCCTGGACGGGCTGGCCGTCCAGATGACGTCGTACGCGGGTCCGCTCTCCCGGGCCACCATGCTGCAGTGGGCCGAGGAGGCGCTCGCCCGCGAACTCGGCATCGACCACGAGGTCCTCACCGCCTGA
- a CDS encoding helix-turn-helix domain-containing protein, protein MAGSRPHNLHRRSDRDIPRRAPEAAREEPHRPAQPSADHALHTLTLLSSTLFDTPDESEILRLAMNHIAGIGPYTAEAGYLEADGDLVPSPRNRQDQASTVDRRVRELAGRDGSVAVPGRPWAQALGLRGIEGLRGYLVVTSRSRPTEAEQSLLATLVRHTAAALSVAFARRRRREETLELHRLREERATLQRQLVAVMAELAYRHAVHALMADVAAAGGGEQAVTRGLHGLTGLPALVEDRFGRLRAWTGPSRPDPYPEPDPVRQEELLNAVAREAGPARVKDRLITLIRQHGEILGLLALVDPQGEADKHTVLALDQAATSLAPELAHLRNLAEVELRLHRELADDLLAGTDETSAYARSEAVGHDLHRSHYIVVVQWSDRTADDSFAQTVGRAASAVGMRSLLTRSAEHVVLIADERPHARALYEALTVETGTPSGSIGVSASCDSPNDIPQRYREAKRAREVRLHSHKRYGMTFFDELGLYRILGPGNDYRELEAFVHEWLGQLIDYDARHHAAMVETLARYFDCGGNYDETAASLAIHRSTLRYRLQRIRDISGNNLANVEDRLNLQVATRVWKIVLGGSGS, encoded by the coding sequence ATGGCCGGGAGCCGGCCGCACAACCTGCACCGCCGCTCCGACCGGGACATCCCCCGGCGGGCCCCCGAAGCCGCGCGCGAAGAGCCCCACCGGCCTGCTCAGCCCTCCGCCGACCATGCCCTCCACACACTCACGCTCCTGTCCTCCACCCTGTTCGACACCCCGGACGAGAGCGAGATCCTGCGCCTGGCCATGAACCACATAGCCGGCATCGGGCCGTACACCGCCGAGGCCGGCTATCTCGAAGCGGACGGTGACCTGGTCCCCAGCCCGAGGAACCGGCAGGATCAGGCCTCGACCGTGGACCGGAGGGTGCGGGAGCTGGCCGGGCGGGACGGTTCTGTGGCCGTACCCGGAAGGCCCTGGGCCCAAGCCCTCGGCCTGCGCGGAATCGAGGGACTCCGCGGTTACCTCGTAGTCACGTCCCGCTCCAGGCCCACCGAAGCCGAGCAGTCCCTGCTCGCCACACTCGTCCGGCACACCGCTGCTGCGCTGTCCGTCGCCTTCGCCCGCCGCCGCCGGCGCGAGGAGACCCTGGAGCTTCACCGGCTCAGGGAGGAGCGCGCAACCCTCCAGCGGCAGCTGGTCGCTGTCATGGCTGAGCTGGCGTACCGGCACGCCGTTCACGCGCTCATGGCCGACGTCGCTGCCGCGGGCGGTGGCGAGCAAGCCGTCACCCGCGGACTGCACGGGCTGACCGGACTCCCCGCACTGGTCGAGGACCGCTTCGGTCGGCTGAGGGCCTGGACAGGCCCCAGCCGACCCGACCCGTATCCGGAACCGGACCCCGTGCGCCAGGAAGAACTGCTGAACGCCGTCGCCCGGGAGGCCGGGCCGGCACGGGTCAAGGACCGACTGATCACTCTGATCCGCCAGCACGGCGAGATCCTGGGCCTGCTGGCTCTGGTCGATCCCCAGGGCGAGGCGGACAAGCACACCGTGCTCGCGCTGGACCAGGCCGCCACGTCGCTCGCCCCGGAACTGGCGCACCTGCGCAATCTGGCCGAGGTGGAGCTACGGCTGCACCGCGAGCTGGCCGACGACCTACTGGCCGGAACGGACGAGACAAGCGCCTACGCCCGGTCCGAGGCAGTCGGACACGACCTGCACCGCAGCCACTACATCGTGGTGGTGCAGTGGTCGGACCGGACTGCGGACGATTCCTTCGCGCAGACCGTAGGCCGGGCGGCCTCTGCGGTGGGCATGCGCTCACTGCTGACCCGAAGTGCCGAGCACGTGGTCCTGATCGCTGACGAGAGACCGCACGCCCGAGCGCTGTACGAGGCGCTCACCGTGGAGACGGGGACACCGTCCGGGAGCATCGGCGTGAGTGCCTCGTGCGATTCCCCGAATGACATTCCGCAGCGCTATCGGGAGGCGAAGCGCGCCCGGGAGGTGCGCCTCCACTCCCACAAGCGATACGGCATGACGTTCTTCGACGAACTCGGCCTCTACCGCATCCTGGGACCTGGCAACGATTACCGGGAACTGGAGGCATTCGTCCACGAGTGGCTCGGGCAACTCATCGACTACGACGCCCGACACCACGCGGCCATGGTCGAGACCCTGGCCCGGTACTTCGACTGTGGCGGCAACTACGACGAGACCGCCGCGTCCCTCGCCATCCACCGCAGCACGCTGCGCTACAGACTCCAGCGCATCCGCGACATCAGCGGCAACAACCTCGCGAACGTCGAGGACCGGCTCAACCTTCAGGTGGCGACCCGAGTGTGGAAGATCGTGCTGGGCGGATCCGGTTCGTAG
- a CDS encoding STM4014 family protein, translated as MSPSARDRVPRLAVVGIPANRRVGLFQDAVRAAGLPAARTVSWLEVLRGEAVFLPGETVRIDSPGEDAEVDRLLREVDDPTRVEGSARWYARFTSAVREVARAATAAGAVLLDGPEDIAVMFDKRLCHGVLDAAGVPVPESPTSGPGGNPVRGWADVRRLMSDHRMPRVFVKPAHGSSASGVMALETAGADRIRAATSVERDEEGRLFNSLRVRRCTTEQEVADLVDALAPDGLHIERWLPKASQRGRAADLRVVVVAGRATHAVVRTSRSPMTNLHLGGARGDLDQVRAAVEAAGGSWSAALAMCEQAAACFPDTLCVGVDLLPTAGWRRFAVGEVNAFGDLLPRLTGLPSSGAEGLDTYGAQIAALPATSSPEARAGDDRRRPAP; from the coding sequence GTGTCGCCTTCAGCGCGTGACCGGGTGCCGCGCCTCGCGGTGGTGGGCATTCCCGCCAACCGCAGGGTCGGCCTCTTCCAGGACGCCGTTCGCGCCGCTGGGCTGCCCGCCGCACGTACGGTGTCCTGGCTGGAGGTGCTGCGGGGAGAGGCGGTCTTCCTTCCGGGGGAGACCGTGCGCATCGATTCGCCCGGTGAGGACGCCGAGGTGGACCGGCTGCTGCGCGAGGTCGACGATCCGACCAGGGTCGAGGGGTCGGCCCGCTGGTACGCGCGCTTCACCTCGGCCGTGCGGGAGGTGGCGCGGGCGGCCACGGCGGCGGGTGCGGTGCTGCTGGACGGCCCCGAGGACATCGCGGTGATGTTCGACAAGCGGCTCTGCCACGGTGTGCTGGACGCCGCGGGGGTGCCGGTGCCGGAGTCCCCGACCTCGGGCCCCGGCGGAAACCCCGTGCGGGGATGGGCGGATGTGCGCCGGCTGATGTCGGACCATCGCATGCCGAGAGTCTTCGTGAAGCCCGCGCACGGCTCGTCCGCCTCCGGGGTGATGGCGTTGGAGACGGCGGGCGCGGACAGGATCCGGGCGGCCACCTCGGTGGAGCGGGACGAGGAGGGCCGGCTGTTCAACTCGCTGCGGGTGCGCCGCTGCACGACGGAGCAGGAGGTGGCGGACCTCGTCGACGCCCTGGCCCCTGACGGGCTGCACATCGAGCGCTGGCTGCCCAAGGCTTCCCAGCGGGGACGGGCTGCCGACCTCCGCGTCGTGGTGGTCGCGGGACGGGCGACGCACGCGGTCGTCCGGACCAGCCGGTCCCCGATGACGAATCTGCATCTGGGCGGTGCCCGTGGCGATCTGGACCAGGTGCGGGCCGCCGTCGAGGCGGCGGGCGGCAGTTGGAGCGCCGCCCTGGCCATGTGCGAGCAAGCCGCGGCCTGCTTCCCGGACACGCTGTGCGTGGGCGTCGATCTGCTGCCCACGGCCGGCTGGCGGCGCTTCGCCGTCGGTGAGGTGAACGCGTTCGGGGATCTCCTCCCCCGGCTGACCGGCCTGCCGAGCAGCGGCGCGGAGGGCCTGGACACGTACGGCGCGCAGATCGCCGCCCTGCCGGCGACTTCATCACCCGAGGCCCGGGCGGGCGACGACCGCCGAAGGCCGGCCCCGTGA
- a CDS encoding STM4013/SEN3800 family hydrolase codes for MNAIVGSHDLLLVTLDTLRFDVAAELAAAGRIPHLARHLPGGVWEKRHAPGSFTYASHQAMFAGFLPTPAAPGPHPRLFAARFAGSESTADGTFVHESPDLLSGLAAVGYRTVCVGGVGFFNRRPPLGSVLPGMFQESHWEPEFGVASPTSFESQVSRAEQVVAGLPEEQRLFLFVNVSALHQPNWFHLPGATAETGDSMATHAAALEYVDRHIGRLFAAASSRRRCFAIVCSDHGTAYGDDGYTGHRIGHEAVWTVPYAHFLLEPGASR; via the coding sequence ATGAACGCGATCGTGGGCAGCCACGATCTCCTTCTCGTCACCCTGGACACCCTGCGGTTCGACGTGGCCGCGGAACTGGCCGCGGCCGGGCGCATCCCTCATCTCGCCCGCCACCTGCCCGGCGGCGTCTGGGAGAAGAGGCATGCGCCGGGCAGCTTCACCTACGCCTCCCACCAGGCGATGTTCGCCGGCTTCCTGCCGACGCCTGCCGCGCCCGGCCCCCACCCGAGGCTGTTCGCCGCACGCTTCGCGGGCAGTGAGTCGACCGCGGACGGCACCTTCGTCCATGAGAGCCCCGATCTTCTCTCCGGCCTGGCCGCCGTGGGCTACCGCACGGTGTGCGTCGGCGGCGTGGGCTTCTTCAACCGCCGACCGCCGCTCGGCTCGGTGCTGCCCGGCATGTTCCAGGAGAGCCACTGGGAGCCGGAGTTCGGTGTCGCGTCGCCGACCTCCTTCGAGTCGCAGGTCTCACGCGCCGAGCAGGTGGTCGCGGGACTCCCGGAGGAACAGAGGCTGTTCCTCTTCGTCAATGTGTCGGCGCTGCACCAGCCCAACTGGTTCCACCTGCCCGGCGCCACCGCCGAAACGGGTGACTCCATGGCCACGCACGCCGCGGCCCTGGAGTACGTGGACCGGCACATCGGGCGCCTCTTCGCGGCGGCGAGCAGCCGACGCCGGTGTTTCGCCATCGTCTGCTCCGATCACGGCACGGCGTACGGCGACGACGGCTACACCGGGCACCGGATCGGCCACGAAGCCGTGTGGACCGTGCCCTATGCCCATTTCCTCCTCGAACCCGGGGCGTCCCGATGA